In Cicer arietinum cultivar CDC Frontier isolate Library 1 chromosome 7, Cicar.CDCFrontier_v2.0, whole genome shotgun sequence, a single window of DNA contains:
- the LOC101496698 gene encoding RING-H2 finger protein ATL46-like, which translates to MTPAIVFIIVILAIVFFITGILQLLVRFIIRKRSSSTVSQSNNYPQISESDPYQRQLQQLFNLHDSGLDQAFIDALPLFLYKEIIGLKEPFDCAVCLCQFTEQDMLRLLPLCNHAFHVDCIDTWLLSNSTCPLCRGSLYEHGFAFENPVFYDFESLREETGVSCSVVGDAGSVNKHAENHIMSGKRVFSVRLGKFRSSNNAEGESSNSNSTTCTSVVDVRRCYSMGSYKYVVDDSDLVVALCPNRGEEVGTSVSMRQQLKGGFVPNENSSIDGGDVEGKRINIARKGESFSISKIWLWSRKDKVSSSSSQSHLVNSNVNSTLPWMNRELKEAT; encoded by the coding sequence ATGACCCCTGCAATTGTTTTCATCATAGTTATTTTAGCTATTGTGTTTTTCATCACTGGTATCCTTCAATTActtgttagatttatcataagAAAAAGGTCATCTTCAACAGTTTCTCAATCCAATAACTACCCTCAAATATCTGAATCTGATCCTTACCAAAGACAGTTACAACAACTCTTCAATCTCCATGATTCAGGCTTAGATCAAGCTTTCATTGATGCTCTACCACTTTTCCTTTACAAAGAGATAATAGGTTTGAAAGAGCCATTTGATTGTGCTGTTTGTCTTTGCCAATTCACAGAACAAGACATGTTGAGATTGTTGCCACTTTGTAACCATGCTTTTCATGTTGATTGTATAGACACATGGCTACTTTCTAATTCAACTTGTCCTCTTTGTAGAGGAAGTCTTTATGAACATGGATTTGCCTTTGAAAATCCTGTTTTTTATGACTTTGAGAGTTTAAGGGAAGAAACTGGTGTTTCTTGTAGTGTTGTTGGTGATGCTGGTTCTGTTAATAAGCATGcagaaaatcatataatgagtGGTAAAAGGGTTTTTTCTGTTAGGCTTGGAAAGTTTAGAAGCTCAAATAATGCTGAAGGAGAGagtagtaatagtaatagtacaACTTGTACAAGTGTTGTTGATGTTAGAAGATGCTATTCAATGGGGTCATACAAATATGTTGTTGATGATTCTGATTTGGTTGTGGCTTTGTGTCCTAATAGAGGTGAGGAAGTAGGCACAAGTGTTAGTATGAGACAACAATTGAAAGGAGGGTTTGTTCCAAATGAGAATTCTTCTATTGATGGTGGTGATGTTGAAGGGAAAAGAATCAATATTGCTAGGAAAGGTGAAAGCTTTTCTATTTCTAAGATATGGTTATGGTCTAGGAAGGATAAGGTATCAAGTTCATCATCACAATCACATTTGGTTAATTCTAATGTCAATTCAACTTTGCCATGGATGAATAGAGAACTCAAGGAAGCAACTTAG